The Sedimentibacter sp. zth1 DNA segment ATAAATTATAGCTGCTGGCATAACTAAAGCACAACCTATAAAAAAGTTTGACACCTCTCCTACTCCAGCTGTCACTGTTCCGTTTAGTACAAAATTAAGTAGCATTTTTATCAATTCAATTATCATACCTGCTATTGGTCCTAATGCGAATGCGCCTACTAATACAGGTATTTCACTAAAATCGAATTTGTAAAACGTTGGTGCAAATGGAAATGGAAATTCAAGTAGCATAATAACCCCTGCTAAAGCTGCCAATACACCAATTTTTGCTAACGTTTTTATGTTAGCCTTTCTTATTTGCTCTGTTCCTTGTTTCATCTCTTCCTCCAATAATTTAGATTGTCAGAGGCAATTTAAAAAACCCCTGAAAATCCTCAGAGGCTTAAATTTGATAGATTAGAGTAATACTAAAACATATTATTTATAATCCTCTACCATCCAGACTGTACTGTCGGTATTGGAATTACACCAATTCAGCCGTTAGGCTCGCAGACTATAACTGCCGGTCGGGACTTTCACCCTGCCCTGAAGATATTATACTAATATTATAGCATTATATTATTTTTTGTAAAGAAAAATTTACAATTTTCTTTTTATAACAATTTATTTATTCTTAAATCGCTTAAAGATATACTTGGAACTCCAAGCACTCTTTCTTTTATATATGTTCCATGGCAGTCTGAACCACCTCAAATCATTAATCAGAAACGTTGGTATGAATATGCATATCAACTTTTATCATATTTACTCCTTAATCAATTAGTATGTCTTCATTTATTTTAGTATAAAATTTTTCTTTTACCTTATCATATTCTTTTGTTTCAGAAAGTATCCACATTAATTTTGTCACAGCAGCTTCTATAGTCATATCATATGCCTGTAAAACCTTATAGTTATTTAAAGCTTTCATTCCTACCTCGTAGACACTCATATCACTACCTTCTAAAGCAACTTGTGTTGCAATTACAACTATCTTACCTTTACTTGTTAATGTTCCAAGCTTGTCCAAAAAATTTCTTCTATCATTAAATGGTATCCCACCTACACCATAAGATTCGATAACTACACCTTCATATTTTTCACCTATATAATCTAGTACATCTGGATCCATACCAGGCACAAGTTTCAATAAAAATATGCTAGGATAAATATCATTGAAAAATTTAACTTCTTTATCAATTTCTTCATTTTTTGTAAATCTAACTATCTCATTATTGTTTATATAAGCAGCATATGGATAATTGATAGATTCAAAAGCACTATAACTTTTTGAGCGTGTCTTTCTTGCTCTTGTTCCAATTATTGCTTTACCATCAAACACCACATATATACCCCTACAATCACTTTCCACTACAAATCTAAAACTATCAACCAAATTTTTCTTTGCATCAGTACCTTCTGCTGTGATTGGTTTTTGAGAACCTGTTATAATAATAGGCTTGTCTAAATCTTGAATAAGATATGATAGTGCTGAAGATGTGTAAGCCATTGTGTCAGTTCCATGTGATATAACAAATCCATCATATTTAGCATAGTTTTCTTTTATTGCATTTACTATTATCAGCCAATATTCAGGCTGTAAATTTGTACTGTCTATATTTAATACCTGTATTGTATCTACTTTACATATTTCTTTTATTTCTGGTATATATGAAATTAGTTCCTCAGATGTTATAGCGGGAGCTAATCCTCCTCCACAATTCTTTGATGCTATTGTTCCACCAGTTGCTATCAATAAAATTTTTTTCATTTAAAAATATCCTCCAAGAATATACTTATTCATTTATAATTTTTTTAAAATCAGCTGGCAAATCTGCCTTTACTGTAATTCTTTCTTTTTTTATAGGATGAGTAAAGCTCATTTCACTACAATGCAATGCTTGCCTGTTTATTAATAGACTCTCTTTGTTATACAAGCTGTCTCCTACTATTGGATGTCTTATATGCTTTAAATGTACCCTTATTTGATGTGTTCTGCCTGTTTCAAGCTTGATTTTCAATAATGTCATATCTCTAAACCTATCTACTACTTCATAATGTGTTATACACTCTTTTCCAGAAGCATCTACAACTCTCATTATATCATCTTCTTGTAATCTAGCAATAGGTGCATTTATTGTCCCTTTATCTTGAAGTATAGTACCTTCACATATAGCATAGTAGTACTTATCAACTTCATTTTTCTTCATTTGCTTTGATATTTCATTGTGTATATATGAATTTTTTGCAATAATAACTATACCTGATGTATTCATATCAAGCCTATTTACAAGTCTTATTTTTGCTTTTATATTTTTGCTATCGAAATAATATCTTGCTCCATTTGCAAGTGTATCATCAAAATGAGATTTTGTAGGATGTACTACCATGAAGGGGGGTTTATCTACAATAAGTAAACTTTCATCTTCATACAAAATTTTTATAGGTATGTTTACAGCATTATATTCGTCAACGCTATCGTCTTCAAAAAAAATTGTTAATTCATCACCTATATATACTCTTTTTCTTAACTTTATAGGCTTACCATTTAGCAATATTTTATTGTTTGATTCAAGTCTAACTGTTAGTCTTCTAGAAAAATTTAAATTGTCTATTAATATTTCCTTTACACTTTTATCATTTTCTTGTATTGTATAGTTAAGACAATTATCGTTATCTATATTGTCATTCATAAAAAATTTGCTCCTTTAGAACTTTATTTAAACGTATATATTTTCTAATTTATAATATAATATAAAAATCACAACATGTAAAGAGGTTAGTATGGATAGAATAATAAATTGTTTA contains these protein-coding regions:
- a CDS encoding RluA family pseudouridine synthase → MNDNIDNDNCLNYTIQENDKSVKEILIDNLNFSRRLTVRLESNNKILLNGKPIKLRKRVYIGDELTIFFEDDSVDEYNAVNIPIKILYEDESLLIVDKPPFMVVHPTKSHFDDTLANGARYYFDSKNIKAKIRLVNRLDMNTSGIVIIAKNSYIHNEISKQMKKNEVDKYYYAICEGTILQDKGTINAPIARLQEDDIMRVVDASGKECITHYEVVDRFRDMTLLKIKLETGRTHQIRVHLKHIRHPIVGDSLYNKESLLINRQALHCSEMSFTHPIKKERITVKADLPADFKKIINE
- a CDS encoding asparaginase, with the translated sequence MKKILLIATGGTIASKNCGGGLAPAITSEELISYIPEIKEICKVDTIQVLNIDSTNLQPEYWLIIVNAIKENYAKYDGFVISHGTDTMAYTSSALSYLIQDLDKPIIITGSQKPITAEGTDAKKNLVDSFRFVVESDCRGIYVVFDGKAIIGTRARKTRSKSYSAFESINYPYAAYINNNEIVRFTKNEEIDKEVKFFNDIYPSIFLLKLVPGMDPDVLDYIGEKYEGVVIESYGVGGIPFNDRRNFLDKLGTLTSKGKIVVIATQVALEGSDMSVYEVGMKALNNYKVLQAYDMTIEAAVTKLMWILSETKEYDKVKEKFYTKINEDILID
- a CDS encoding ECF transporter S component, yielding MKQGTEQIRKANIKTLAKIGVLAALAGVIMLLEFPFPFAPTFYKFDFSEIPVLVGAFALGPIAGMIIELIKMLLNFVLNGTVTAGVGEVSNFFIGCALVMPAAIIYKKHKTFKGAIIGLVTGILTLTIVGAILNYAVLLPVYSRVYGAPLQSFVDMGHAINKYIVDLKTLVLYAVVPFNLLKGIIVSTITLLIYKKISPILHK